GGATGCAGGCAGGGAGACGGCCGGCAGGGATGCTGGCCGTTCCTGCTTTCGGGGAGGGTAGGGCGGCCCGGGCTTAGCGCCCGTCGAAGCCGCGAACCTCGACCTGCATCTGGTGGGAGATGCGGAGTCCGGCCTGCCCGGTCGCGAACAGCTCGCGCACCGGAACGCGGACCAGCTCGGTCCCGTTCACCTTCACAACCACGCTGGCGCCAGCCACGCTCACCTCGACCACGTTCTCCGCCTGGCTTTGCGCGTCGTCCGCGTGGATCGCGGCGTAGTGCGCCCAGTCGCGCACGACGGGTGTCGCCGCCCCATCCCGCTTCTTGACCAGCAGGTTTCCGTCGCCGCGCACCATCACATAGGAATAGCGCGCGCTGTCAGTGCCGAGGTTGCTCGCGCCGAAGATGATCCCGTAGCCCTCGTGCTGCCGCCCGCCGAGCTTTCGGAGGGTGGCGCGCACCACGTACGAGCCGGAAAGCGGCCGGGCGCCATCCTGCCAGAGGTCAACCGCCGGTCCGGTGCGAACCGACAGCGCGCCGCCCGACTCCGCGAGCGCAACGCCCCGGGTGACCGAACCGCGCCACGAAGTGGATTGCGGGAGGACGGCGAGTGCGGCGAGCGCGAGGGCGAGGGTCTTCATCCGGATGAACTCCTCTTGGGTGTCTGGCTGAGATACGGACTGTCCCGGAGCCAGAACCGCAGCTTCCAGTCCACGGCCTGACTGATACCCACGCGGGGGCCGGCAAGTTGCGCCCGGCGTGGAACCGGCGTGCCCGCAGCGATCCAGAGGGGCGCCGCGTCGAGGCGATGTCCGTTGTGCTTCCCGCTGATGCCGAGCGCCTGGGCCAGTCGCGCGGGGCCGGCGCTGATGAGCCGGTCAGCGACGCCGCCACGGCGGCGGCGCATCGTCTCCACGCCTTCGAGGGGCTCCACCGCCCGCAGCAACACCGCGCCGGGGAATCCCTCGCGCTCGGCCACGACGTTGGCGCACCAGTGTATGCCGTAGGTGAAGTAGACGTACAACGCGCCGGGCTCGCCGTACATGACCTCGGTGCGTGCGGTGCGCCGCCAGAGCGCCGCGTGGCTCGCCGGGTCATGCGGGCCGAGGTAGGCTTCCGTCTCGACGATGCGTGCGACACACCGCGCCCCGCCGATGGTGGAAACGACGAGCCGCCCCAGCAGGTCGCGCGCGAGCTGCCTGGCGCTCTGCCCGTAGAACTCCTGCGGGAGCGGCTCCAGGCTCACTCCTCCGACTTGGCGCCCTTCTTCTTGGCGGCGCCACGCGCGCCACGACCCGCGGCCGGCTTGGCGCGCTTGGCTTTCTTCTCGGCCGGCACCGGCGTCTCTTCCATCTCCACCATGCCGACCAGCGGGATCTGCGCCGTGGTGGACGGCCCCTTTGAGCCGCGACGGTACAGGACGCCGCGCTTCGGGCCGGCAGCGACGACGACCGCGGGCTTGGCCACCGGCGCCTGAGG
The Gemmatimonadales bacterium genome window above contains:
- a CDS encoding DNA-3-methyladenine glycosylase, with the protein product MSLEPLPQEFYGQSARQLARDLLGRLVVSTIGGARCVARIVETEAYLGPHDPASHAALWRRTARTEVMYGEPGALYVYFTYGIHWCANVVAEREGFPGAVLLRAVEPLEGVETMRRRRGGVADRLISAGPARLAQALGISGKHNGHRLDAAPLWIAAGTPVPRRAQLAGPRVGISQAVDWKLRFWLRDSPYLSQTPKRSSSG